A single Acidaminococcus sp. DNA region contains:
- the smpB gene encoding SsrA-binding protein SmpB has translation MEKNAVKVVAENRKARHDYNIHETYETGIVLTGTEVKSLRAGKANLKDAYAAVTKSGEVYLYNCHISEYTHGNIFNHEPRRDRKLLMHKKEIQKLIGKTKEKGFTLVPLQLYFSHGLVKCKLALATGKKLYDKRRDMAERSAKREIDRAMKDRNR, from the coding sequence ATGGAAAAAAACGCGGTGAAGGTCGTCGCAGAAAATAGAAAAGCGCGTCATGACTATAATATCCACGAGACATATGAAACCGGTATCGTCCTGACAGGGACGGAAGTCAAGTCCCTGCGTGCCGGTAAGGCAAATCTCAAGGATGCCTATGCAGCCGTGACGAAGTCGGGAGAAGTTTATCTCTATAACTGTCACATCAGCGAATATACGCATGGCAATATTTTTAACCATGAGCCGCGGCGGGACCGCAAGCTGCTGATGCATAAGAAAGAAATTCAGAAGCTCATTGGCAAGACGAAGGAAAAAGGCTTCACCCTGGTGCCGCTGCAGCTTTATTTCTCGCACGGACTTGTGAAGTGCAAACTTGCCCTGGCAACCGGTAAAAAACTCTACGATAAGAGACGTGATATGGCGGAGAGGTCGGCTAAGAGAGAGATTGATAGGGCTATGAAGGATAGAAACCGGTAA
- the rnr gene encoding ribonuclease R translates to MTNQEISEKIMEYVRSHCQGPVDAETLISELGVKNRDIKGFWSALEALENSGALIRTRYQKYGIPEAMGLITGRMQVTTKGFGFVVPLEKSTEREDLFIPSSALLGAMQDDTVIARVSGKNERGQEEGRVIRIIKRAHESLVGTFVVSGDFAFVEPDNKRIHQDIYVRRRDFNHAENNQKVVVKITSWPDEYHHAEGKITEVLGNPGDVGLEIVSIIKDNDLPLDFPPEVQKAAEEVPQKIKAKELAGRKDRRDWSIITIDGVDSKDLDDAVYAEKQGENYFLGVYIADVSYYVHPYSVIDREAYARGTSVYLVDRVLPMLPFTLSNGICSLNEGEDRLAMSCEMLISSKTGKVLSYEIAPAVIRSAHRMNYPDVRKIIEDSDKELCQKYSDIVPMLHTMADLCRVLKKKRIRRGSIDFEIPEVKVILDEQNKPIDIQLRERSIAEMLIEEFMLAANETVAEHMSKRHFPFVYRVHDVPDSDRITELAHLMANFGVILKVGDKVQSKDLQAALNKFKGRPEESMISTLTLRSMKQAVYQTENIGHFGLAAKDYTHFTSPIRRYPDLMVHRLLKLEASHKKMSGEEAKNLDAKLSLAASHASNRERAAIEVERQTTDLKMAEYMTQFVGQEFEGTISGVTGFGLFVQLQNGVEGLVHISSLNDDYYRYDETEFAIVGQYSGKRYRLGDPMKIEVIHVDIAERKIDFAPAGFSKTMEDQIARQLQSGTSGRHGGSGKKKNSKKKRRQKEEKRGSDRNKSSKRSLSKNGKKRGEGRRRK, encoded by the coding sequence ATGACAAATCAAGAAATTAGTGAGAAAATCATGGAGTATGTCCGTTCCCACTGTCAGGGGCCGGTAGATGCGGAGACGCTGATTTCTGAATTGGGCGTTAAAAACAGGGATATTAAGGGGTTCTGGTCCGCTCTCGAAGCGCTTGAGAATTCGGGTGCCCTTATCCGTACACGCTATCAGAAATACGGAATTCCGGAAGCCATGGGGCTCATTACGGGAAGAATGCAGGTTACGACCAAGGGATTCGGCTTTGTCGTACCCCTTGAGAAAAGCACAGAACGTGAGGATTTGTTTATTCCTTCTTCAGCACTTCTGGGAGCCATGCAGGATGATACGGTCATTGCCCGCGTTTCCGGAAAGAATGAACGCGGTCAGGAGGAAGGCCGGGTCATCCGTATTATCAAACGCGCTCACGAATCTCTTGTAGGAACGTTTGTCGTATCTGGCGATTTTGCCTTCGTGGAGCCGGATAACAAGCGAATTCACCAGGACATCTATGTACGCCGCCGAGATTTTAATCACGCTGAAAATAACCAAAAGGTCGTTGTCAAGATAACTTCCTGGCCGGATGAGTATCATCATGCCGAAGGAAAGATTACCGAGGTATTAGGGAATCCCGGCGACGTCGGTCTTGAAATAGTTTCCATTATCAAAGATAATGACCTGCCTCTTGATTTCCCGCCGGAAGTTCAGAAGGCTGCCGAAGAGGTACCCCAGAAAATCAAGGCGAAGGAACTTGCCGGCCGCAAAGACCGCCGCGACTGGTCTATTATTACAATCGATGGTGTCGATTCCAAAGACCTGGATGACGCAGTTTATGCCGAAAAGCAGGGCGAGAACTATTTCCTGGGCGTCTATATTGCTGATGTCAGCTACTATGTTCACCCTTATAGCGTGATTGACCGGGAAGCGTATGCCCGCGGTACGAGTGTCTATCTTGTGGACCGTGTGCTGCCTATGCTGCCTTTTACCTTATCCAACGGCATCTGCAGCCTGAACGAAGGAGAAGACCGCCTCGCTATGTCCTGCGAAATGCTGATCAGCAGCAAGACCGGCAAGGTGCTTTCGTATGAGATTGCACCGGCCGTGATTCGTTCGGCGCACCGGATGAATTATCCTGACGTTCGGAAAATCATCGAAGATAGTGACAAAGAGCTGTGTCAGAAGTACAGCGATATCGTACCCATGCTGCATACGATGGCCGATCTTTGCCGCGTCCTCAAAAAGAAGCGGATTCGCCGCGGTTCCATTGATTTTGAGATTCCGGAAGTTAAAGTCATTCTGGACGAACAAAATAAACCCATTGATATTCAGCTGCGGGAACGCAGCATTGCCGAAATGCTGATTGAGGAATTCATGCTGGCGGCGAATGAAACCGTGGCCGAGCATATGAGCAAGAGGCATTTTCCCTTTGTTTATCGTGTCCATGATGTGCCTGACAGCGACCGGATTACGGAGCTGGCTCATCTCATGGCCAATTTTGGCGTGATACTGAAAGTCGGCGATAAAGTTCAATCGAAGGATCTGCAGGCCGCCCTCAATAAATTTAAGGGCAGACCGGAAGAAAGCATGATTTCGACCCTGACCCTTCGCAGCATGAAGCAGGCCGTTTATCAGACGGAAAATATCGGGCACTTTGGTTTGGCGGCGAAGGATTATACTCACTTTACTTCACCTATCCGCCGTTATCCCGATCTGATGGTGCACCGTCTTTTGAAACTCGAAGCTTCTCATAAGAAAATGTCAGGCGAAGAGGCGAAGAACCTTGATGCCAAGTTATCTCTTGCAGCTTCTCATGCGTCGAATCGTGAACGCGCCGCCATTGAAGTGGAACGGCAGACAACGGATCTTAAGATGGCCGAATACATGACGCAGTTTGTCGGACAGGAATTTGAAGGGACAATTTCCGGCGTGACCGGTTTCGGGCTTTTTGTACAACTGCAGAACGGGGTAGAGGGACTGGTACATATTTCCAGTCTCAATGACGATTATTACCGTTACGATGAAACAGAATTTGCCATTGTCGGGCAGTACAGCGGGAAGCGGTACCGTCTGGGTGATCCGATGAAAATCGAGGTGATTCATGTCGATATTGCGGAACGAAAGATTGACTTTGCTCCCGCCGGATTCAGCAAAACAATGGAAGACCAGATAGCGCGTCAGCTGCAGTCGGGAACCAGCGGCAGGCACGGCGGTTCCGGGAAAAAGAAAAATTCCAAGAAGAAACGTCGCCAGAAAGAAGAAAAACGCGGCTCTGATAGAAATAAATCGAGCAAAAGGAGTCTAAGCAAAAATGGAAAAAAACGCGGTGAAGGTCGTCGCAGAAAATAG
- a CDS encoding alpha/beta fold hydrolase has product MLTGAEPYHFSGTNGEGVLLIHGFTGSPSELRELGERLHKKGYTVEGILLKGHGTAPEDLEHVKAEDWLNQVREAVALLKKTCEKVTVIGLSMGGLLAIYAGAFCSVDRLILISTPIYLYDWRIHFLWMAMPVTDALPKRRRHIDAPQKYDVAYRCMPLKAVDQLRRILKAVRLHWLSRISAPTLIIQSYTDHTVRPESAAYLQDHIGSPVCQLVYLQEGKHVLTLYKERFTVYRLVDEFLEETQ; this is encoded by the coding sequence ATGCTGACAGGAGCGGAACCTTATCATTTCTCCGGAACAAACGGGGAAGGCGTACTTCTGATTCATGGTTTCACCGGTTCCCCTTCAGAGCTTCGCGAATTGGGAGAGCGGCTGCATAAAAAGGGATATACCGTAGAAGGCATTCTGCTCAAGGGACATGGCACGGCTCCGGAGGACCTGGAACACGTGAAGGCCGAAGACTGGCTCAATCAGGTTCGGGAAGCTGTTGCTTTACTCAAAAAAACATGTGAAAAAGTCACCGTCATCGGTCTTTCCATGGGAGGCCTTCTGGCAATTTACGCCGGTGCTTTCTGCTCCGTCGATCGTCTGATTCTGATTTCCACACCTATTTATCTCTACGATTGGCGCATCCATTTTCTCTGGATGGCAATGCCCGTCACGGATGCGCTTCCGAAGCGGAGAAGGCATATTGATGCACCGCAGAAATATGATGTGGCGTACCGCTGCATGCCGCTTAAGGCCGTTGATCAGTTGAGGCGAATTCTTAAAGCTGTGCGGTTACACTGGCTTTCCAGAATTTCGGCACCGACGCTGATTATCCAGTCGTACACGGATCATACGGTACGCCCTGAAAGTGCGGCGTATCTGCAGGACCATATTGGTTCTCCTGTCTGCCAGCTGGTATATCTGCAGGAAGGAAAACATGTATTGACATTATATAAAGAAAGATTTACCGTCTACCGCCTGGTAGATGAGTTTTTGGAGGAAACACAATGA
- a CDS encoding hotdog fold thioesterase: protein MSRSNRDALCFGCGKDNPIGLHMHFKVDANGCYSKFIPQAVHQSYDGRMHGGLISTLFDETMGNYPYMYEKKVAYTARLEVRFRAPVVIGQELSIITKVKRRKGQMLEMTGQIIRPDGTVAAEADARMMYEEDHDKSRN from the coding sequence ATGAGTCGTTCTAATCGTGATGCCTTGTGCTTTGGCTGCGGAAAAGACAATCCCATCGGCCTGCACATGCATTTTAAAGTGGATGCCAATGGCTGCTATTCCAAGTTTATCCCTCAGGCGGTTCATCAAAGTTATGATGGCCGGATGCACGGGGGACTTATTTCTACGTTATTTGATGAAACGATGGGGAATTATCCCTATATGTATGAAAAAAAGGTCGCTTACACGGCCCGGTTGGAAGTACGTTTTCGCGCGCCTGTCGTCATCGGCCAGGAGCTGTCCATCATTACAAAAGTAAAGCGCCGCAAAGGTCAGATGCTTGAAATGACGGGACAGATTATCCGTCCGGATGGTACGGTGGCTGCGGAAGCAGATGCCAGGATGATGTATGAGGAGGATCATGACAAATCAAGAAATTAG
- a CDS encoding desulfoferrodoxin has protein sequence MAPKFYKCAHCGKIIAVVKETGVPVMCCGQKMEEIVPNTVDAAKEKHVPVYEVKDNIISVTVGSTEHPMLPEHYIEWISLETKQGMQRKVLKPGEVPKTSFAIVPGDEVVAVYAYCNLHGLWKA, from the coding sequence ATGGCTCCAAAGTTCTACAAATGTGCTCACTGTGGTAAAATTATTGCCGTTGTGAAAGAAACAGGCGTTCCCGTAATGTGCTGCGGCCAGAAGATGGAAGAAATTGTTCCGAATACCGTAGATGCTGCCAAAGAAAAGCATGTACCGGTATATGAAGTGAAAGACAATATCATTTCCGTGACCGTGGGTTCTACTGAACATCCGATGCTGCCGGAGCATTATATTGAATGGATCTCTCTGGAAACGAAGCAGGGCATGCAGCGCAAGGTGCTGAAGCCGGGTGAAGTTCCGAAGACTTCTTTTGCAATCGTCCCCGGAGATGAAGTGGTTGCCGTTTATGCTTACTGCAACCTTCATGGGCTGTGGAAAGCCTGA
- a CDS encoding 2-hydroxyacid dehydrogenase, giving the protein MKVLCYGVRDVELPIFESCNKKYGYEIKCVPDYLNTDETANLAKGFEAVILRGNCFANKKNLDIYKKLGVKYIMTRTAGYEHIDLPYAHELGFKCAYVPGYSPNAIAELAVTHAMMLLRHLAYATSRSGKKNFKIDSFEFSKEIRNCTVGCIGLGRIGRVAASLYHGLGAHVIGYDMFQIKGIDDYCTQVPLEELIPQCDIVSIHARYNTGDPAIVNKEFISKMKDGAILVNAARGQLVDTEAVIEGIESGKLNGFGVDTLVDEADIFGKDFGDKEIPNPTLAKLQSLYPKVLITPHLGSYTDEAAREMVDISYQNLKDFIETGDCKNKI; this is encoded by the coding sequence ATGAAGGTTTTGTGTTACGGTGTTAGAGACGTAGAGCTGCCGATTTTTGAAAGCTGCAACAAGAAGTACGGGTATGAAATCAAATGCGTACCTGATTATCTGAACACGGATGAAACGGCTAACCTGGCTAAAGGTTTTGAAGCTGTTATTCTCCGCGGCAACTGCTTTGCCAATAAGAAAAACCTCGATATCTATAAGAAACTGGGCGTAAAATATATTATGACCAGAACTGCCGGCTATGAACATATCGATCTGCCTTATGCTCATGAACTGGGCTTCAAGTGCGCATATGTTCCTGGTTATTCCCCGAACGCTATTGCTGAACTGGCTGTAACTCATGCTATGATGCTGCTGAGACACCTTGCATATGCTACTTCTCGTTCTGGCAAGAAGAACTTCAAGATCGACAGCTTCGAATTCTCCAAGGAAATTCGCAACTGCACCGTCGGCTGCATCGGCCTGGGCCGTATCGGCCGCGTGGCTGCTTCCCTGTATCATGGCCTGGGCGCTCATGTTATCGGCTATGATATGTTCCAGATCAAGGGTATTGATGATTATTGCACTCAGGTTCCTCTGGAAGAACTTATTCCTCAGTGCGATATCGTTTCCATCCATGCTCGTTACAACACCGGCGATCCTGCTATCGTCAATAAAGAATTTATCTCCAAGATGAAAGACGGCGCTATCCTCGTTAACGCTGCTCGTGGTCAGCTTGTTGATACGGAAGCTGTCATCGAAGGTATTGAAAGCGGCAAGCTGAATGGCTTCGGCGTTGATACCCTGGTTGATGAAGCTGATATCTTCGGTAAAGACTTCGGCGATAAGGAAATCCCGAACCCGACCCTGGCTAAACTGCAGTCCCTCTATCCGAAAGTCCTGATCACTCCGCATCTGGGCTCCTACACGGATGAAGCTGCTCGCGAAATGGTTGATATCTCCTATCAGAACCTGAAAGACTTCATCGAAACCGGCGATTGCAAGAACAAGATCTAA